The proteins below are encoded in one region of Candidatus Methylacidiphilales bacterium:
- a CDS encoding sterol desaturase family protein: protein MAGDNFQAEANQSGFRNTKGEWRPPYPVKFAPIFTWPPRPRDALKWLLSYPGFLWPWNSVYLLITLCTWFFLQPPLSRCVHLRPDWIGLMYVRNLGLLWLTAGGWHLLLYILKVQGTKRKYDPRWPGVGNPSFLFRNQVYDNIFWSCVSGCTVWTAYEVFFMWAWANKWIPYINWSAHPAYFAVWLCAIPFWREFHFYWIHRAIHWKPLYKMVHYLHHKNVNPGPWSGLAMHPIEHILYFSVVLIHLVIPSHPIHLLFNSQHTALTPAAGHHGFEGPLLEGKLPTGSYFHYLHHRYFECNYGEATLPLDQVFGTFRDGLPNGVGSKLQEQQKI from the coding sequence ATGGCGGGTGACAATTTCCAGGCCGAAGCAAACCAATCCGGATTTCGCAATACCAAGGGTGAATGGCGTCCGCCTTACCCGGTTAAATTCGCACCGATCTTCACCTGGCCTCCACGCCCGCGCGATGCCCTCAAATGGCTGCTCTCTTATCCCGGTTTCCTGTGGCCGTGGAATTCCGTTTATCTTCTCATCACATTGTGCACCTGGTTTTTTCTGCAGCCCCCGCTGTCGCGCTGTGTCCATTTAAGGCCGGATTGGATCGGATTGATGTACGTGCGCAATCTCGGGCTGTTGTGGCTGACCGCGGGCGGCTGGCACTTGTTGCTCTATATCCTGAAAGTGCAGGGCACAAAGCGCAAGTATGACCCCCGCTGGCCCGGCGTGGGCAACCCCTCGTTCCTTTTTCGCAATCAGGTCTATGACAACATCTTTTGGAGTTGTGTCAGCGGTTGCACCGTGTGGACGGCCTACGAGGTGTTTTTCATGTGGGCATGGGCCAACAAATGGATCCCGTACATAAACTGGTCGGCACATCCCGCTTACTTCGCCGTATGGTTGTGTGCCATTCCATTTTGGCGCGAGTTCCATTTTTATTGGATTCACCGCGCAATCCACTGGAAGCCGCTGTACAAGATGGTGCATTATCTCCATCACAAAAATGTCAACCCGGGGCCCTGGTCCGGTTTGGCCATGCATCCGATCGAGCATATTTTGTATTTCAGCGTCGTGCTGATTCACCTCGTGATTCCGTCGCACCCCATCCATCTGCTCTTCAATTCCCAACACACGGCGCTCACGCCTGCCGCCGGACATCACGGGTTCGAGGGGCCCCTTCTGGAAGGCAAGCTGCCCACCGGATCCTACTTTCATTACCTGCATCATCGCTACTTTGAATGTAATTATGGCGAGGCCACCCTGCCGCTCGATCAAGTGTTCGGCACCTTTCGCGACGGATTGCCCAATGGGGTCGGTTCCAAATTGCAAGAACAACAGAAGATTTGA
- a CDS encoding DUF4339 domain-containing protein has translation MSAEGKGIFLLRNGLQTGPFAESEIRRYWGYGSVTSEDLIWVQGMADYITVGEYFAFHNQRLATQAPTKLVIHANSPDWQPDDELPEGSGWQMPPWIFQLVCWILLLLATAIWLSFPTAGWVAVGVYALSLILAITRLFIQRSAGGWIALTAHVAVAVFLWFYVLPGRGAEKSDVRTPVSSSHWSDSANGGSKS, from the coding sequence ATGTCGGCTGAAGGAAAAGGGATCTTTCTATTACGGAACGGCTTACAGACCGGGCCATTTGCCGAGTCTGAAATCCGCAGGTACTGGGGTTATGGGTCGGTTACTTCCGAGGATTTGATCTGGGTGCAGGGCATGGCGGATTACATCACGGTGGGCGAATACTTTGCATTCCACAACCAGCGGCTGGCTACCCAGGCGCCGACGAAGCTGGTGATCCACGCCAACAGCCCGGATTGGCAGCCTGACGACGAGCTTCCCGAGGGATCGGGTTGGCAGATGCCGCCCTGGATTTTTCAACTGGTTTGCTGGATTTTATTATTGTTGGCGACAGCGATTTGGCTTTCATTTCCCACGGCGGGCTGGGTGGCGGTCGGTGTTTACGCCCTTTCCCTGATTTTGGCAATCACCCGTCTTTTTATCCAGCGTTCCGCGGGTGGTTGGATTGCGTTGACGGCGCATGTGGCTGTTGCGGTGTTTTTGTGGTTTTATGTGCTGCCCGGGCGCGGGGCGGAAAAATCGGACGTGCGCACTCCGGTTTCAAGCAGCCACTGGAGCGATTCCGCGAACGGCGGATCGAAGTCCTAG
- a CDS encoding class I SAM-dependent rRNA methyltransferase → MKLKPGDRPRVLRGHPWVYANEIQELLGPDWNGRAVECRDARGRLLGSGIYNQTSQILWRKFSSGKTDFDRACLSQAIQAAIQRRNAEPVQRLVWSESDFIPGLVVDKYNNVLVVQALTLAVDRMTDQIGEILRKATGAGTILLKNDAPVRSKEGLGLEVRMLSGGPVEAGWTRIGEIEFWLDLAGGQKTGFYLDQRKEYSKVAGYCAGKRVLDAFCNQGGFALHAAKAGASEALGIDASSDAVALAEKNAAHNNLNAKFLAENVFDYFKRERKKTWDVIILDPPAFAKSREKLPEAMRGYKELNLRAFQRLSPGGILASYSCSHHVSHDHYFQMLAEAAADAGRTVRMLELCRQPDDHPVLLNVPESEYLRGFIMEVLG, encoded by the coding sequence TTGAAATTAAAACCGGGCGACCGCCCAAGGGTGCTGCGGGGTCATCCCTGGGTCTATGCCAATGAGATACAGGAATTGCTCGGGCCGGATTGGAACGGGCGGGCGGTCGAGTGCCGTGACGCCCGCGGGCGCTTGTTGGGCTCAGGAATCTACAATCAAACCTCACAGATTCTCTGGAGAAAATTCTCTTCGGGAAAAACCGATTTCGACCGGGCCTGCCTTTCCCAGGCCATCCAGGCCGCCATTCAACGCCGCAACGCGGAACCCGTCCAGCGCCTGGTCTGGTCCGAGTCCGATTTCATTCCGGGCCTGGTGGTGGACAAATATAACAATGTGCTGGTGGTACAGGCCCTCACACTGGCAGTGGACCGGATGACGGATCAAATCGGCGAAATTCTGCGCAAGGCGACAGGCGCCGGAACCATCCTCTTGAAAAATGACGCTCCGGTCCGCAGCAAGGAAGGCCTCGGACTGGAAGTGAGGATGCTTTCAGGCGGCCCGGTGGAAGCCGGCTGGACGCGGATCGGCGAGATTGAGTTCTGGCTGGACCTGGCAGGCGGCCAAAAGACGGGCTTCTACCTCGACCAGCGCAAGGAATATTCCAAAGTGGCCGGGTATTGCGCCGGGAAACGCGTGCTGGATGCCTTCTGCAACCAGGGCGGCTTTGCGCTCCACGCCGCCAAAGCCGGCGCTTCGGAGGCGCTGGGGATCGACGCTTCCTCCGACGCCGTCGCACTGGCGGAAAAGAACGCGGCCCATAACAATTTGAATGCGAAATTCCTGGCGGAAAATGTCTTCGATTATTTCAAGCGCGAACGAAAAAAAACATGGGACGTGATCATTCTGGACCCGCCCGCGTTTGCAAAAAGCCGCGAAAAATTGCCGGAAGCGATGCGGGGTTACAAGGAACTGAATTTGCGCGCCTTCCAGCGCTTGTCACCGGGAGGCATCCTGGCCTCCTATTCCTGTTCCCACCATGTCTCGCACGACCACTATTTTCAAATGCTGGCCGAGGCGGCAGCCGACGCCGGCCGCACCGTGCGGATGCTGGAATTATGCCGACAACCGGACGATCATCCGGTTTTATTAAATGTGCCTGAAAGCGAATATCTGCGGGGATTTATTATGGAGGTGCTGGGTTGA
- a CDS encoding DUF421 domain-containing protein — translation MWNLSVAWWELIVRAVIIYAFLIVLLRLSGKRQIGQLAPFDLVLLLVLSNAVQNAMNGGDNSVLGGIISAGTLIALNYGVGRMTFKNKKLEELIEGRPDVLIHNGVLFKEVLEKEQLTHHELNAALRSAGCAGIEDVHFAFLENNGHITVQPRRK, via the coding sequence ATGTGGAATCTATCTGTCGCGTGGTGGGAACTCATCGTTCGTGCGGTCATTATCTATGCCTTCCTGATTGTCTTGCTGCGCCTCAGCGGCAAGCGCCAGATCGGTCAGTTGGCCCCGTTTGACCTGGTGCTGCTGCTGGTTCTGAGCAATGCCGTGCAAAATGCCATGAACGGCGGCGATAACTCGGTCCTCGGAGGGATTATTTCCGCCGGGACGCTGATTGCCCTGAATTATGGGGTCGGACGCATGACATTCAAAAACAAAAAACTGGAAGAACTCATTGAGGGCCGCCCCGATGTATTGATTCACAACGGCGTATTGTTCAAGGAAGTGCTTGAAAAGGAGCAATTGACCCACCACGAACTGAACGCGGCTCTGCGCTCGGCAGGCTGTGCGGGTATCGAGGATGTCCATTTTGCATTCCTTGAAAACAACGGCCATATCACCGTCCAGCCCCGTCGGAAGTGA
- a CDS encoding AraC family transcriptional regulator yields the protein MKKTRRAKELVLSQLLKELKKSKQRLEDVPAAVLREAQKRGFPDMRAAFLPPPGIRRSLRQPLLRDLLVTRIGYCSRAAGHYIPRPEGSMDHILHYCVGGRGWLSLSGRRWDVAAGTAFLLPRGVPHIYGADTNDPWSIYWIHFTGRQADEFFEILQVSAERPLLNLPCTEEILSALRLVETHMAGGHERFNLIAASTALAGFLGLIHLRQSVMKQRERTTEENIQETIDFMRANLARPISLRELAQLAHMSVSRYETAFTRSTGCSSIHYFNRMKIEKACRLLSETQLPAKTICAEIGYEDPYYFSRLFKKMVGVSPAYYRNPARSRLSVK from the coding sequence GTGAAGAAGACCCGGCGGGCCAAGGAACTTGTTTTGTCCCAGTTGCTGAAGGAACTGAAGAAGTCGAAGCAACGCCTGGAAGACGTACCGGCCGCTGTTTTACGGGAGGCGCAAAAGCGCGGGTTTCCCGACATGCGTGCGGCTTTCCTGCCGCCGCCGGGCATCCGCAGGTCCTTGCGGCAACCCCTCCTGCGCGATCTTCTCGTAACGCGCATCGGCTATTGCAGCCGGGCGGCGGGCCATTATATCCCACGGCCCGAAGGCAGCATGGATCACATCCTGCACTATTGCGTCGGGGGCAGGGGTTGGCTGAGCCTCTCGGGGCGGCGCTGGGATGTTGCCGCGGGCACGGCGTTCCTCCTCCCGCGTGGAGTGCCGCACATCTACGGTGCGGATACTAACGACCCGTGGTCCATCTACTGGATTCACTTTACCGGCCGGCAGGCGGACGAATTTTTTGAGATCCTGCAGGTCTCCGCCGAACGGCCCTTGTTGAATCTGCCCTGCACCGAGGAGATATTGTCCGCATTGCGGCTGGTCGAAACTCACATGGCCGGTGGACATGAGCGATTCAACCTCATTGCGGCCAGCACGGCGCTGGCTGGTTTTTTGGGGTTGATCCATCTGCGACAGTCTGTCATGAAGCAGCGGGAGCGAACGACGGAGGAAAACATCCAGGAAACCATCGACTTCATGCGCGCGAACCTCGCCCGGCCGATTTCATTGCGTGAACTGGCGCAACTGGCGCATATGTCGGTAAGCCGTTATGAGACGGCCTTTACCCGGAGCACGGGTTGCTCATCCATTCATTATTTCAACCGGATGAAAATCGAGAAAGCCTGCCGTCTGCTGAGCGAGACCCAACTGCCTGCCAAAACGATCTGCGCTGAAATCGGCTATGAGGATCCGTATTATTTTTCGAGGCTGTTCAAGAAAATGGTCGGTGTTTCCCCGGCGTATTATCGAAATCCGGCCCGATCCCGATTGTCTGTGAAGTAG
- a CDS encoding uroporphyrinogen decarboxylase family protein, with product MTSQERIMAAIGHREPDRVPVDLGATPSSGISAIAYGNLKNHLGLTQGHTRVYDVVQQLAQPEDFILDRFGVDVVDIGRAFNTEDAAWLPTTLADGQTAQYPGWFHPERQADGSLIVRMKDGLEIACMPARGTFFDQTYFPYLDDYPEDFRDLPAEMSRILWAALAHSPWDHANDPGFWDTLRANALELRRTSDRALMLVIGCNLFEWGTFLRRMDNFLMDLVAEPEKVEALLDALMERHMAVLEKACHAVGDVADVIRFGDDLGTNEGPFMSPVTYRKLFKPRHKMLCDYVHKHSGMKTFLHSCGSIRAVMPDLIEAGFDVINPVQTICMGMEPRGLKADFGKDICFWGGGCDTRNVLPNGTPAEVKDHVKRQMEIFMPGGGFVFNTVHNILPDVPPQNIVAMFEAVREFSR from the coding sequence ATGACTTCACAAGAACGGATTATGGCGGCGATTGGGCACCGGGAGCCCGACCGCGTGCCGGTCGATCTGGGGGCAACGCCGAGTTCCGGCATCTCGGCCATCGCCTATGGCAACCTCAAGAACCATCTCGGCCTAACACAAGGGCACACGCGCGTCTATGATGTCGTCCAGCAACTCGCCCAACCGGAGGATTTCATCCTCGACCGCTTTGGCGTGGACGTGGTTGACATCGGCCGCGCTTTCAACACGGAAGATGCCGCATGGCTGCCAACAACTCTCGCCGATGGCCAGACGGCCCAGTATCCCGGATGGTTTCATCCTGAGCGGCAGGCGGACGGTTCACTCATTGTGCGGATGAAGGACGGCCTCGAGATCGCCTGCATGCCTGCTCGCGGCACCTTCTTTGACCAGACCTATTTTCCCTATCTCGACGATTACCCGGAGGATTTTCGCGATTTGCCCGCGGAAATGAGCAGAATTCTCTGGGCTGCGCTCGCTCACAGTCCATGGGATCATGCAAACGACCCCGGATTTTGGGATACCCTGAGGGCCAATGCGCTTGAACTCCGTCGAACCAGCGACCGGGCGCTCATGCTTGTCATCGGCTGCAATCTCTTCGAGTGGGGGACATTTTTGCGCCGCATGGACAACTTTCTCATGGATCTGGTCGCGGAACCGGAAAAGGTGGAAGCGTTGCTTGACGCGCTCATGGAGCGCCACATGGCGGTTTTGGAGAAAGCGTGCCATGCGGTTGGCGATGTGGCGGATGTTATCAGGTTTGGCGATGATCTGGGCACGAATGAAGGCCCTTTCATGTCACCCGTCACCTACCGCAAGTTGTTCAAGCCCCGGCACAAAATGCTGTGTGATTATGTTCATAAACATTCCGGGATGAAAACATTTCTGCACTCGTGCGGTTCGATCCGCGCCGTCATGCCCGACCTGATCGAAGCGGGTTTTGATGTGATCAACCCGGTACAAACGATATGCATGGGAATGGAGCCCAGGGGACTGAAGGCCGATTTCGGAAAGGACATCTGCTTTTGGGGTGGCGGCTGCGACACCCGGAATGTACTGCCGAACGGCACGCCCGCTGAAGTCAAGGATCACGTCAAACGCCAGATGGAAATCTTCATGCCCGGCGGCGGTTTTGTATTCAACACGGTCCACAACATCCTGCCCGATGTCCCGCCACAAAACATCGTGGCCATGTTTGAAGCTGTGCGGGAATTCAGCCGCTGA